A genome region from Brassica oleracea var. oleracea cultivar TO1000 chromosome C2, BOL, whole genome shotgun sequence includes the following:
- the LOC106327846 gene encoding protein FAR1-RELATED SEQUENCE 2-like, translated as MDVEGVAIDLLSRNGANVDEPCEASTSGNATSSTLENFATVGEPINGMEFESKEAAYYFYREYARSVGFGITIKASRRSKRSGKFIDVKIACSRFGTKRESTAAIVNPRSCPKTGCKAGLHMKRKEDEKWVIVSFVKEHNHEISPDDYYASVRGKNKPPVGASAHQKKGLQLALEEDDFKLMLERFAEMQSKQPGFFYAVDFDSEKRIRNVFWLDVKAKQDYYSFSDAVHFDTFYVRSGYRVPFAPFVGVNHHRRYALLGCALIGEESESAYSWLFRTWRKAVGGGQAPGVMITDQDKVLSDVVAEVFPTARHCFSLWSVVSKVPEMVNPLDDGFTECFRDCVDGAWTDEQFERSWSEMVGKFELNENEWLHSLFRDRKKWVPRYFHGLSFAGLSGPERSGSVVSHFDKYMNSEATFNEFFELYTKFLQYRYDVEAKDDLDSQSKEPTLRSSLAFEKQLSLIYTDAAFKKFQTEVLGVVSCQLQKEREDETTAIFRVEDFEKRRNFFVSVKKEVLDVCCSCYLFEYQGFLCKHAMLVLQNSDVSCVPSQYILKRWSKKGNNREEKHEEGAAVDNRMSRFDDLCKRFVKLGEVASLSDEAYKTALQFLGKNLKRCVRLNNSSKFPSEPGLENEGTLDCASKLSRKKKTQKKRKAYNGPEDVTNGSEELRQEPEQVSSRAPTFENCYIPQAADMEATELGSRAAPLGMYYSTQQTIGFSSVSSVQDGYYYGHPATIQAMGNLHSVHGRMNQYETQPSIQGAFQGQSAIRGCYDMEETLQDMFHGSGPSHPGDHRLSH; from the exons ATGGATGTTGAAGGCGTCGCTATAGATCTTCTATCAAGAAATGGTGCCAATGTTGATGAGCCTTGTGAGGCGAGCACGAGTGGAAATGCTACTAGCAGCACCTTAGAGAACTTCGCAACTGTTGGCGAGCCCATAAACGGGATGGAGTTCGAGTCCAAGGAGGCTGCTTACTATTTCTACAGAGAATACGCAAGATCAGTGGGATTTGGCATCACGATAAAAGCCAGCCGTCGCTCAAAGAGATCAGGAAAGTTCATCGATGTCAAAATAGCGTGTTCGAGATTCGGAACCAAGCGCGAGTCCACCGCGGCTATAGTAAACCCGCGGTCATGTCCGAAGACGGGTTGCAAAGCTGGTCTGCATATGAAGAGGAAAGAAGACGAGAAATGGGTTATAGTTAGTTTCGTAAAAGAACATAACCATGAGATCTCTCCTGATGATTATTACGCCAGTGTGAGGGGAAAGAACAAGCCTCCCGTTGGTGCGTCAGCACATCAAAAGAAAGGTCTTCAGTTAGCTCTAGAAGAAGACGACTTCAAGCTAATGCTCGAGCGTTTCGCGGAGATGCAATCTAAGCAGCCTGGTTTCTTCTACGCGGTGGATTTCGACTCTGAGAAACGTATTAGAAACGTGTTCTGGCTCGACGTGAAGGCTAAGCAAGACTATTACAGTTTCTCTGATGCTGTTCACTTCGACACGTTTTACGTTAGGAGCGGGTACAGAGTCCCGTTCGCTCCTTTCGTCGGGGTTAACCATCACCGTCGATATGCGCTGCTTGGATGTGCGTTGATAGGAGAAGAGAGCGAGTCAGCTTACTCGTGGCTGTTTCGGACGTGGCGTAAAGCAGTGGGAGGAGGTCAAGCTCCTGGAGTGATGATAACGGATCAGGATAAGGTTCTAAGCGACGTCGTTGCCGAAGTGTTTCCAACTGCTCGCCACTGTTTCTCTTTGTGGAGTGTGGTGAGTAAAGTTCCAGAGATGGTGAATCCTTTAGATGATGGTTTCACGGAGTGTTTTAGAGACTGCGTGGACGGAGCTTGGACAGATGAGCAGTTCGAAAGGAGCTGGTCAGAGATGGTTGGTAAGTTTGAGCTTAACGAGAACGAGTGGCTCCACTCGCTGTTTAGAGATCGGAAGAAGTGGGTGCCACGTTATTTCCACGGTCTTTCTTTCGCTGGATTGTCTGGACCTGAGAGATCTGGAAGCGTCGTCTCTCATTTCGACAAGTATATGAACTCAGAAGCTACATTTAATGAATTCTTTGAACTCTACACGAAGTTTCTGCAGTATCGTTACGATGTGGAAGCAAAAGATGATCTTGATTCTCAGAGCAAAGAGCCTACGCTGAGATCTTCTTTAGCTTTCGAGAAACAGCTTTCGTTGATCTACACAGACGCTGCTTTTAAGAAGTTCCAAACCGAGGTGCTGGGAGTTGTCTCTTGTCAACTCCAGAAAGAAAGAGAAGATGAGACTACAGCTATATTCCGCGTTGAGGATTTTGAAAAACGCCGAAACTTTTTCGTTTCTGTGAAGAAAGAGGTGTTGGATGTCTGCTGCTCTTGTTATTTATTCGAGTACCAGGGGTTCCTCTGCAAGCATGCGATGCTCGTACTTCAAAACTCCGACGTTTCCTGCGTTCCATCTCAGTATATATTGAAGCGCTGGTCAAAGAAGGGTAACAACAGAGAAGAAAAACACGAAGAAGGTGCCGCTGTAGATAACCGTATGTCACGTTTTGATGATCTTTGTAAGCGCTTTGTCAAGCTTGGAGAAGTTGCGTCTTTATCAGATGAAGCCTACAAGACTGCTTTGCAGTTTTTGGGAAAAAACTTGAAGAGATGCGTTAGGCTGAATAATTCTTCCAAGTTTCCCTCAGAGCCAGGCTTAGAAAATGAAGGTACGTTGGACTGTGCATCGAAACTGTCCAGGAAAAAGAAAACTCAGAAGAAAAGAAAG GCATATAATGGACCAGAGGATGTAACAAACGGGTCAGAAGAACTCCGCCAAGAACCT GAACAAGTTAGCTCCAGAGCTCCCACCTTTGAGAACTGTTACATTCCTCAAGCAGCAGATATGGAAGCAACGGAACTAGGCTCCCGTGCAGCACCTCTTGGGATGTATTATTCGACTCAACAGACTATTGGA TTCTCATCGGTTTCTTCCGTCCAGGATGGTTACTACTACGGACATCCGGCAACCATACAAGCAATG GGAAACTTGCATTCAGTTCATGGACGGATGAATCAGTATGAGACACAACCAAGCATCCAAGGAGCT TTTCAGGGACAGAGCGCTATCCGTGGCTGCTATGACATGGAAGAAACTCTGCAGGACATG